The following are encoded in a window of Corynebacterium marinum DSM 44953 genomic DNA:
- a CDS encoding citrate synthase, whose protein sequence is MATDNKDKAVLHYPGGEYELDIIKATEGNDGVVLGKMLADTGLVTFDPGYVSTGSCESQITYIDGENGILRHRGYDIADLAENATFNEVSYLLINGELPTVEELHTFSDEIRHHTLLDEDFKSQFNVFPRDAHPMSVLASSVNILSTYYQDQLDPMNEEHLHKATVRLMAKVPMLAAYAYRASKGAPYMYPDNSLNARENFLRMMFGYPTEPYEIDPIMVKALDKLLILHADHEQNCSTSTVRMIGSAQANMFVSVAGGINALSGPLHGGANQAVLEMLEEINANGGDATDFMNRVKNKEDGVRLMGFGHRVYRNYDPRAAIVKETAHEILEHLGGDHLLDLAMKLEEIALNDDYFISRKLYPNVDFYTGLIYRAMGFPTDFFTALFAIGRLPGWIAHYREQLATTTKINRPRQIYTGQTLRTVTPREDR, encoded by the coding sequence GTGGCTACTGACAACAAGGACAAGGCCGTACTCCACTACCCGGGCGGCGAGTACGAGCTCGACATCATCAAGGCCACCGAGGGTAACGACGGCGTCGTCCTCGGCAAGATGCTGGCTGACACGGGCCTGGTCACCTTCGACCCGGGTTACGTCTCCACCGGCTCCTGCGAGTCGCAGATCACCTACATCGACGGTGAAAACGGCATCCTCCGCCACCGCGGCTACGACATCGCGGACCTGGCCGAGAACGCCACCTTCAACGAGGTCTCCTACCTCCTGATCAACGGTGAGCTGCCGACCGTCGAAGAGCTGCACACATTCTCCGACGAGATCCGCCACCACACCCTGCTGGACGAGGACTTCAAGTCCCAGTTCAACGTTTTCCCCCGCGACGCTCACCCGATGTCCGTGCTGGCCTCCTCCGTCAACATACTGTCGACGTACTACCAGGACCAGCTCGACCCGATGAACGAGGAGCACCTGCACAAGGCGACCGTCCGCCTCATGGCCAAGGTGCCGATGCTGGCCGCGTACGCCTACCGCGCATCCAAGGGTGCGCCGTACATGTACCCGGACAACTCCCTCAACGCGCGCGAGAACTTCCTGCGCATGATGTTCGGTTACCCGACCGAGCCGTACGAGATCGATCCGATCATGGTCAAGGCCCTGGACAAGCTCCTCATCCTGCACGCCGACCACGAGCAGAACTGCTCCACCTCCACCGTCCGCATGATCGGCTCCGCCCAGGCGAACATGTTCGTCTCCGTCGCCGGCGGCATCAACGCCCTCTCCGGCCCGCTGCACGGCGGCGCCAACCAAGCGGTCCTCGAGATGCTCGAGGAGATCAACGCCAACGGCGGCGACGCCACCGACTTCATGAACCGCGTGAAGAACAAGGAGGACGGTGTCCGCCTCATGGGCTTCGGACACCGCGTCTACCGCAACTACGACCCGCGCGCGGCCATCGTCAAGGAGACCGCACACGAGATCCTGGAGCACCTCGGCGGCGACCACCTCCTCGACCTCGCAATGAAGCTGGAGGAGATCGCCCTCAACGACGACTACTTCATCTCCCGCAAGCTGTACCCGAACGTCGACTTCTACACCGGCCTGATCTACCGCGCCATGGGCTTCCCGACGGACTTCTTCACCGCCCTGTTCGCCATCGGCCGCCTGCCGGGCTGGATCGCCCACTACCGTGAGCAGCTGGCGACCACCACCAAGATCAACCGCCCGCGCCAGATCTACACCGGCCAGACCCTGCGCACCGTCACCCCGCGTGAGGACCGCTAG
- the fkpA gene encoding FKBP-type peptidyl-prolyl cis-trans isomerase FkpA — MTKPQIEAQTGPAPEDLVAVDLIVGEGEEAQAGGLVEVHYVGVDFESGQEFDSSWDRGQSIEFPLSGLIAGWQEGIPGMKVGGRRQLTIPPEKAYGPAGGGHPLSGRTLVFVIDLISAG, encoded by the coding sequence ATGACCAAGCCCCAGATCGAAGCCCAGACCGGCCCCGCACCGGAGGACCTCGTAGCCGTCGACCTCATCGTCGGCGAAGGCGAGGAGGCGCAGGCGGGAGGTCTCGTCGAGGTCCACTACGTCGGCGTCGATTTCGAGTCGGGCCAGGAGTTCGATTCTTCCTGGGATCGCGGCCAGTCCATCGAGTTCCCACTCAGCGGCCTCATCGCCGGCTGGCAGGAAGGCATCCCCGGCATGAAGGTCGGCGGCCGCCGTCAGCTGACCATCCCCCCGGAGAAGGCCTACGGCCCGGCCGGTGGCGGACACCCCCTGTCCGGTCGCACCCTGGTCTTCGTGATCGACCTGATCAGCGCCGGTTAA
- a CDS encoding NAD(P)-dependent malic enzyme gives MSTDPNAAAHHTADLSDEEIFAAHEGGKLTIRSARPLETQRDLSVSYTPGVARVCTAIAEDPSLAQRYTGIGRTVAIISDGTAVLGLGNMGPRAALPVMEGKAQLFHRFAGLNAVPIVLDETDPDKLVETITALAPSFGAINLEDISAPRCFEVERRLVETLDMPVMHDDQHGTAVVILAALRNACLLLGRGLPDLKVVISGAGAAGVACEKMLADAGISDIIMLDSRGIIHAGRGDLNEVKDELARTTNPRGVTGGIFEAFEGADTFIGVSAGSVPEEALQLMAERPILFSLANPNPEIDPELAYRYGAVVATGRSDLPNQINNVLAFPGIFHGALAAGATSITPEMKQAASQAIAAVAAEHLDVEHIVPSPLDARVAPEVSRAVAAAWAAATA, from the coding sequence ATGTCCACTGACCCGAATGCCGCCGCCCACCACACCGCCGACCTGAGCGACGAGGAGATCTTCGCCGCCCACGAGGGGGGAAAACTGACGATCCGCTCCGCCCGGCCCCTGGAGACGCAGCGGGACCTCTCCGTCTCCTACACCCCGGGAGTGGCGCGCGTGTGCACCGCCATCGCGGAGGACCCGTCGCTCGCACAGCGCTACACCGGTATCGGCCGCACCGTGGCGATCATCTCCGACGGTACCGCCGTCCTGGGGCTCGGCAACATGGGCCCCCGCGCGGCACTTCCCGTCATGGAGGGCAAGGCCCAGTTGTTCCACCGCTTCGCCGGCCTCAACGCCGTGCCCATCGTGCTGGACGAGACCGACCCCGACAAACTCGTCGAGACCATCACTGCCCTGGCGCCCTCCTTCGGCGCCATCAACCTCGAGGACATCTCCGCGCCCCGCTGCTTCGAGGTCGAACGCCGGCTCGTCGAGACCCTCGACATGCCGGTCATGCACGACGACCAGCACGGCACCGCCGTGGTGATCCTCGCCGCGCTGCGCAACGCCTGCCTTCTTCTGGGCCGCGGACTCCCCGACCTCAAGGTGGTCATTTCAGGAGCGGGCGCCGCCGGCGTGGCCTGCGAGAAGATGCTCGCCGACGCCGGCATCAGCGACATCATCATGCTCGACTCCCGCGGCATCATCCACGCCGGCCGCGGGGACCTCAACGAGGTCAAGGACGAACTGGCACGCACCACCAACCCCCGGGGCGTCACCGGCGGAATTTTCGAGGCCTTCGAGGGCGCGGACACCTTCATCGGGGTGTCCGCGGGCTCCGTCCCCGAGGAGGCTCTGCAGTTGATGGCCGAGCGGCCGATCCTGTTCTCACTGGCCAACCCGAACCCGGAGATCGACCCCGAGCTCGCTTACCGCTACGGCGCGGTCGTCGCCACGGGACGATCCGATCTGCCGAACCAGATCAACAACGTCCTGGCCTTCCCCGGCATCTTCCACGGCGCGCTCGCCGCGGGAGCCACATCCATCACCCCCGAGATGAAGCAGGCGGCGTCGCAGGCCATCGCCGCGGTCGCCGCGGAGCACCTCGACGTCGAGCACATCGTCCCCTCGCCTCTCGACGCCCGCGTCGCCCCCGAAGTGAGCAGGGCCGTGGCCGCCGCATGGGCGGCGGCCACGGCCTAG